AGCCAGAAAAACACTCTTTTTCATCATACACCCTCCTATTTTCCTTAATAAGAATCTTCCAAAAATTATTATACAACAAAAGTAAATATTTGGATGTTAAATAGACAAAAAAAAGAAGAGAGGTGAGTAAAACACCGCTCTTCTTTTACCTGCACGACTATTATTTCTTCTCTACGAAATCCGCGTATTTGTAATCTACAGCACCCAGACCATCGATGATAACATCTTGTACTCTGTCGTCCTTCACCCAAGATTGAGTATAGTAGTAGATTGGCATAATCGGCATTTCATCCATTAGGATTTGCTCAGCCTGAGCCAGGATTGCTTTACGTTTTTCTGGGTTTGCCTCCAGAGCGGATTGGTTCAGGAGTTCTTTGTATTTCGGATTTTCCCAACGAGTATCGTTGTTTCCGCCGTCTTTTTCCTTGAACATTTCCAGGAAGTTGATTGGATCGTTGAAGTCACCCAACCAGCCTGCACGCGCCACTTGGTATTTACCTTGGTGTACGTCATCCAGGTATACCTTCCACTCTTTGTTCTCGAGCTTCACGTCTACGCCCAGATTTTTCTTCCATTGGTCTTGGATTGCCTCAGCAATCTTTTTGTGACCTTCGGAAGTGTTGAAGGAAAGAGTAAGCGCCGGGAATTTGGTGAGACCCTCTTCTTTCATACCTTCTTCGAGCATTTTCTTCGCTGCTTCGATGTCGTTATCCTTGTAGAAGCCGTCTTTGGTCAACGCCATGCTTGGTGGTACATAGCCGGTTGCAGGAATTTGACCAGCTTGCAGGATGTTGTCGATCAAGCTTTGACGATCGATTGCGTACGTAAAAGCTTTACGGATTTTTACATTGTTAAACGGTGGTTTTTCTGTGTTGAAACGGTAGAAGTAAGTACCCGCGATTGGCTGTGTTGTCATTTTGCCGGAATCCTTCAAAGCCGGAATCGCATCAGTTGGTAGTGCAGAAGTTGGAGATCCCGCCCAGTGCAGCTCACCATTTTCCCACATGGACAGCTCTGTATTCTCATCCTCTACCATGGAGAATTCGATTTTGTCCAATTTTACGTTGTCTTTATCCCAGTAGTTATCGTTTTTGGAAATGACGAGCTTGCTCTTGTGCTCCCAAGAATCCATTTTGAATGGACCGTTACCAATAACTGTTTTCGCATCGGTAGCCCATTTCTCGTTGCCATCCACTACTTTTGGATTAACTGGGAAGTATGTTTTGAATGCAACCAGCTCCAGGAAGAATGGAGTTGGGGTTGCCAGTTCTACTACGAGTGTTTTATCGTCAACTGCTTTTACACCAACGTCATCTACTTTACCCTTTTTCTTGTTGTAGGCTTCTGCGCCCTTCACATAGTACAGTTGGTATGCATAGTTGGAAGCTGTTTTTGGATCAAGAGCGCGTTTCCAAGCATATTCGAAATCTTTTGCCGATACAGGATCGCCATTGCTCCATTTGTTATCACGAATTTTGAATGTATATGTTTTACCGTCGTCAGAAATAGTGTAGCTCTCTGCTGCTGCTGGATAGTATTTACCGTCTTTACCAACGCGAGTCAGACCTTCGAAGGTAGCAGTGATGACGGTGCCGGAAGTTGTATCTTCCGCGATACCCGGGTCAGCCGTTGGCGGCTCGGAGTGCAGGTTCAGTTTCAGTACTTTAGGGCCGGTTGCCGGTGCAGAATTTTCTGTCTTTCCTGCCGATGTATTGCTATCTGCTGGTGCCGCCTGGTTTCCGCCACCGCATCCTGCGAGTGCCGCACCAAGAACGAGGATAGAACTCATTGCCACGAAAACATTCTTTTTCATAGAAGTAATCCCCCTTTTCTAAATCTTTTATCAATATACATGATTTTATATATTTTTTAAATATGTTTTAGAATGATTTAATAAATTTTTATTTATTTATAAAGAGAATTAATAAATTGTAAAATATATTGATCGATAAATATTTTTTCCAAAAAATTCCCACTCCGATATTTCTAAGAATAACCGCATAATATCAAGCTTTATCATAGTTGAGGATTCAGACCTCATTTATTGATCTATTTTTCACTCACCTAAATTTCCCCACAATCCTCCGCTCGATTGTTCTCTCTTGAAATGATTTACAAAAAAAGGAAGGGCGCCGTAGCACCCTTCCTTTTTTACAACGAGTTATGCGCTTTTTCTTATTGAATGTCTGCCCATTTCCAGTCTGCAAAACCGAGACCGTCGAGTACTACACCTTTTACTTTGTCTTTTTTCACATAAGAATGTGTGTAGTAGTAGATTGGAGTTGCTGGCATTTCGTCCATGAAAATGGCTTCTGCTTGTGCCAAGATTTGTTTGCGTTTTTCTGGGTCCTGTTCCAGAGCAGATTGGTTCAGCAGCTCTTTGTACTTCGGATTTTCCCATTTCGTGTCGTTGTTACCGCCATCTTTGTCCTTGAACAGATCCAAGAACGTGTATGGATCGTTGTAGTCACCAGTCCAGCTAGAACGCGCGATTTGGAATTTACCTTGGTTCACATCTTCCAAGAATACTTTCCATTCTTTGTTCTCCAGCTTAATGTCTACGCCGAGTGCTTTTTTCCATTGGTCTTGGATAGCTTCAGCAATTTTCTTGTGGCCTTCAGACGTGTTGAAGGAAAGAGTCAGGGTCGGCATTTTGGTGATGCCTTCTTCCTTCATACCTTCTGCCAGCATTTGTTTCGCTGCTTCTACATCGCCATCTTTGAAGTACGGGCTTGTTGCCACTGCCATTGTTGGCGGGATCAGACCCATAGCTGGTTCTTGGTTTGCTTGCGTGATGTTTTCGATGATAGATTTACGATCGATTGCATAAGCAAACGCCTTACGGATTTTCGCGTTGTTGAACGGCGGAACTTCCGTATTGAATTTGTACAAGTAAGTACCCGCGATTGGGCGCGTTTGCATTTGACCGGATTCTTTCAATGCAGGAATCGCATCGGTAGGAAGAGAGGTCAAAGGCGCTCCGGACCAATCCAAATCGTCATTTTCGAACATGGACAGCTCAGTATTTGCATCTTCAACCATGGAGAAGTTGAGCTTGTCGAGTTTTACAGCGTCTTTATCCCAGTAAGTATCGCTCTTCACGAGAACCAATTTGCTCTTATGTTCCCATGTTTCCATTTTGAATGGACCGTTACCTACGTGTGTAGCAGCTTCACCCGCCCATTTATCGCTGCCTTCCACTACTTTTTGGTTAACTGGGTAGTACGTATAGAACGCAGTCAGCTCCAAGAAGAATGGTGTTGGGTTTTTCAAAGTTACGACGAGTGTTTTATCGTCTGTCGCTTTTACGCCAACATCATCTGCTTTTGCTTTCCCCTTGTTGTATTCTTCTGCATTTTTCAGATAATACAATTGGTAGGAGTAGTTAGATGCTGTCTTCGGATTGAGCGCTCGCTTCCAAGCGAATTCGAAATCCTTTGCAGTAACTGGCTCTCCATTGCTCCATTTGCTGTCACGCAGGGTGAATGTATAAGTAAGACCATCTTCGGATACGTTAATTTTTTCTGCCACAGATGGATGTGGTTTGCCATCTTCGCCAATACGAGTGAGACCATCAAATGTTGCACGCAGAACCGCACTGGAAGTAGAATCCTCGGCCAATGCAGGGTCAGCAGTTGGTGGCTCGGACGTCATGTTCATTCTCAATACTTTAGGACCACTTGTTTGCTCCTTAGAAGCATTGCCTTGCTCGCCTGCTTTCTCACCGCCGCCGCCACAGCCTGCCAGCGCCGCACTAAGAACCAGGATAGAACTCATTGCTGCAAAAACGCTTTTTTTCACGGTGTTGACCCCCTATTTTCTATCGGTAAAACTTCATAGATCACTACTCCACAAATATACTGCATTTTTAGTAATATTGAAGACATTTTAAGCAAAATTAATTATGTTTTATTCAAACATCAAATTCTATTAAAGGAAATAAAAATAGTAGTTTCATCATGATGAAGTATGCCTCGTACATAAAAATTTATGCAGCAAAAAAACAACCCCTCAGCCAGAAGGCGAAGGGGTTCACTATGATTAAATGTGGGCTCGTCGATACTCGTTCGGCGCTACACCGACGATTGCTCGAAAATCTCGAATGAAGTGAGAGTGATCGTAGTAGCCTAGAGAGGTAGACAGGTCCAGCCAATCTTGGACCGTCCCTTGGTCAATCTGCTCCGCTGCCTCATGCAATCTGTATCGTTGGATGACGGACTTCGGGCTAACCCCTACATAACGGTCAAACAAGCGCTGCATCGTCCGCATGTTCATACCGGTCAATTGTACCGCATCCTCGACCCTGAGTACGGATCGATCCGCCTGAATCATCCTGACAATTTCATTGATGCGCGCAACATTCGGGTCAGGCTTCGGCAAATGTTCGAATAGAAAGACTTCTACCCTTTTCATCATTTGCTCATCATCTGGCAAGCTTAGCACTTCTTTCTCAAGCTGGTCAGTGGCAACACCAAACACGGCTTCCAGACTCGTAGAAGTGCCGCTCAGCTTTGATATCGGGGCATTCAGAAACGGATAAAAACCTCCGGGCCTGAATTTTACTCCGAAAACGTGACCTTGTCCCGTTAAAAGATGCGAGGAAGTCGTGCGGGCTACACCAAAAATGCCTGTTGCTCCTTTTTCAAACACCAGATTCACATTGGGATGAGCCAGTACAGTTTGCAAGTAAGGTAGTTCTGTACGCAAATCCCAGCGGACGACCCAGTAATGCTGCACGAAGTAGCTAATTTCAGCGGATGGCTCGTATCTGCCCAGCGAAAATTTCTTCTGCCCAATCATGGCATGCAGTACACCCTTTGGGAGCTTGGTAGTCTGATTTTCCAAGGCGCGCCTCCTGTCGTGTTTTTACAATACACACTACCGAATTCTTCTTATAGTAAGAGTAGTAGTTGGGAGACTTGAATACAATTCCTAAATGAAAAAATCAGGGGGTAAAACGATGGATCTTCGCTTCGATTACTACATTGATGCTACGCCAGAGCAGGTCTGGCATGTCCTTACTACCGATGAAGGCGTAAAAAGCACTTTCTTTGGGTGTACGATACGCTCGACTTTTCAAGTAGGCGATGAAATGGCTTATGTTGGTCCGGGAAAAGACGGTGACGATACGGTGCATGTTTACGGGAAAATCTTGCAGTTCGAGCCTCATCACATTTTCAGTTTCACTGAACATCCTGGTCCTGCCTATTACGAAAATCATGCGGAATTGCAGACTCGCGTCACCATTACCTTAGAACCGATTGGCGGCTGCACCAAGCTAACACTGATCCACGATCATTGGACAGAAGGCCACCCCTCCTACGCAAATACGAGCAACAATTGGTCGATGATGCTCTCGTCGATCAAGACGTATGCGGAGACAGGCAAGGCACTTGATTTTGGCTACTAATAGAAAAGAATCCCGAGACCATCCGTTTCGTTGGCCTCGGGATTTTTGTTATTTTCGTTACTCCGTCATTTCTGCCCACTTCAAGTCAATAAATCCGAGTCCATCCACTTGAACGCCTTTCACCTTGTTGCTTTGTACCCAGATATCCACATCCGTGAACATGGGAATCAACGGCATAGCATCCATGAAGATTTGCTCAGCCTCGCCAAACAGTTGCTTGCGCTTCTCTGGATCAGTTTCTACCGATGCCTGTTTCAGCAGCTCTTGGTAGCGCGGGTCTTCCCAGCCCGTGTCGTTGTTGCCTGTATTACCATCACGGAACATTTCCAGGTAATTCATTGGATCATTAAAGTCTGCATTCCAACCGATACGGCCTATTTCGTAATTCAGTTCATGCATATCCTGTATGTGAACAGTGGCCTCCTTCACCATGAGCTTTACTTCAATGCCAAGTTTTTGTTTCCATTGGTCCTGAAGCGCCTCGGCAATTTTCTTATGTCTGTCGCTTGGATTGTAAGTCAAAGTGATCGGAGGCAGAGTTGACACGTTAAGCTCCTTCATACCTTCTTCCAACAGCTTTTTGGCTGTTTCTACATCATTATCCTTGAAGTAGCCTTCTTTGTTGATAATCATAGATTGCGGCAGCATCCCCATCGTTGGCACTTGGCCCACTTGTGTGATGTTATCTACGATGGTTTTACGGTCAACTGAGTATGCCAAGGCTTTACGAATTTTCACATTGCTGAGCGGCCCTTTTGTCGTATTCATCTTGTACCAGTACATCGTGGCTTTTGGATGAACAACGAGCTTACCCGCGTCTCTCAGTGTTGGGATCGCATCGGTGGGAAGTCCGCCGAGTGGCTGACCT
The window above is part of the Brevibacillus antibioticus genome. Proteins encoded here:
- a CDS encoding peptide ABC transporter substrate-binding protein produces the protein MKKSVFAAMSSILVLSAALAGCGGGGEKAGEQGNASKEQTSGPKVLRMNMTSEPPTADPALAEDSTSSAVLRATFDGLTRIGEDGKPHPSVAEKINVSEDGLTYTFTLRDSKWSNGEPVTAKDFEFAWKRALNPKTASNYSYQLYYLKNAEEYNKGKAKADDVGVKATDDKTLVVTLKNPTPFFLELTAFYTYYPVNQKVVEGSDKWAGEAATHVGNGPFKMETWEHKSKLVLVKSDTYWDKDAVKLDKLNFSMVEDANTELSMFENDDLDWSGAPLTSLPTDAIPALKESGQMQTRPIAGTYLYKFNTEVPPFNNAKIRKAFAYAIDRKSIIENITQANQEPAMGLIPPTMAVATSPYFKDGDVEAAKQMLAEGMKEEGITKMPTLTLSFNTSEGHKKIAEAIQDQWKKALGVDIKLENKEWKVFLEDVNQGKFQIARSSWTGDYNDPYTFLDLFKDKDGGNNDTKWENPKYKELLNQSALEQDPEKRKQILAQAEAIFMDEMPATPIYYYTHSYVKKDKVKGVVLDGLGFADWKWADIQ
- a CDS encoding helix-turn-helix domain-containing protein, encoding MENQTTKLPKGVLHAMIGQKKFSLGRYEPSAEISYFVQHYWVVRWDLRTELPYLQTVLAHPNVNLVFEKGATGIFGVARTTSSHLLTGQGHVFGVKFRPGGFYPFLNAPISKLSGTSTSLEAVFGVATDQLEKEVLSLPDDEQMMKRVEVFLFEHLPKPDPNVARINEIVRMIQADRSVLRVEDAVQLTGMNMRTMQRLFDRYVGVSPKSVIQRYRLHEAAEQIDQGTVQDWLDLSTSLGYYDHSHFIRDFRAIVGVAPNEYRRAHI
- a CDS encoding SRPBCC family protein, which encodes MDLRFDYYIDATPEQVWHVLTTDEGVKSTFFGCTIRSTFQVGDEMAYVGPGKDGDDTVHVYGKILQFEPHHIFSFTEHPGPAYYENHAELQTRVTITLEPIGGCTKLTLIHDHWTEGHPSYANTSNNWSMMLSSIKTYAETGKALDFGY
- a CDS encoding peptide ABC transporter substrate-binding protein, whose product is MKKNVFVAMSSILVLGAALAGCGGGNQAAPADSNTSAGKTENSAPATGPKVLKLNLHSEPPTADPGIAEDTTSGTVITATFEGLTRVGKDGKYYPAAAESYTISDDGKTYTFKIRDNKWSNGDPVSAKDFEYAWKRALDPKTASNYAYQLYYVKGAEAYNKKKGKVDDVGVKAVDDKTLVVELATPTPFFLELVAFKTYFPVNPKVVDGNEKWATDAKTVIGNGPFKMDSWEHKSKLVISKNDNYWDKDNVKLDKIEFSMVEDENTELSMWENGELHWAGSPTSALPTDAIPALKDSGKMTTQPIAGTYFYRFNTEKPPFNNVKIRKAFTYAIDRQSLIDNILQAGQIPATGYVPPSMALTKDGFYKDNDIEAAKKMLEEGMKEEGLTKFPALTLSFNTSEGHKKIAEAIQDQWKKNLGVDVKLENKEWKVYLDDVHQGKYQVARAGWLGDFNDPINFLEMFKEKDGGNNDTRWENPKYKELLNQSALEANPEKRKAILAQAEQILMDEMPIMPIYYYTQSWVKDDRVQDVIIDGLGAVDYKYADFVEKK